The sequence GTTACTTCAACTCTTCCAAATCACAACATTTCATCAGAAGAAATTACTACTGCAACTCTAGTTCCATCATCACCTGATTTTCCTGAAAATGTCTTTGCATCAAAAGTAAATCATGATAGTTTGAGCAGTTTTACAGATTTCAGTGCTGATATATTAAATAAGACATTTGCCAGTCTTTTTGATGAAGCCTCTTCAGAACTGAAAAATGCATATCCAATAAAACATCTGACTATGCCTTCTGAAACACAGATTAAAAAATGGTGGGAGCCATTAAAAGAAATTACAGCTGCTCCAGTTTTAGAAAATATTGCTAGTGTTATCAGTGTAAATATGCCAGTGTTTAATGACGAGTCATCTACCCACTCCACAATGGAAAAACATTCCTCTGACAACATTAGTATAAGATTACCATCATTTACAAGTGAACAAGTTACAGAGTCTCCACAAGCTAGTGCTGTAACTGTACATGCATCAAATACTCTTTCTTATGAGGTTTTACCCAATGCATCACTAAGCCATTTATTCACCAATATTACCAAAGATATTAATCAAGAACTAAAGAATTTAGTTACAACTGAATCTAGTTTGTCCACTGCATTAAGCATTGTGGGGTATAAAGCACTACCAACAGTCACTATGAGTCCTGGGGGAGGCAGTACTATAATCGTCAAATCAAAGATGCCAGAATCAGAACCACCTGAAGTGCATATACCTAATCCAGTGAATGTTTTTTCTCATATTTCTCCTACTTCTACCTCTACTACACCTCCTATTAAATCTCCTTCTGTTTTCTGGAGCCTATTTCCAAGTCCCGAAGCTATAAGGTCTTTTTCTGAGGTTGAACATTCAGTCTTCAATCAAAATTCCAGTTCTGAAGCTGAGACTTCAGGACATAAAAACGAATCATTTTTTATCATGTCTAGGGAGCCTCATTCTAATGTAACAGAATTTCCTCTCAAGAATTTTTCCACAACAATAATTTCCACCCAGATAGAGGAGAAAGGTTTCCATCCAACTACTCAAACAGCAGAACATGGTTCAGTTCCACTGCCCCATAATAATATATCACAAGAATTAGTACCTTTAATTAACCATACTGATTCTTCTttaccaaaatcttcttcagaggaTATTTGGACTTCTCTGTATCAAGAGTGGTTATCAGTTTCCCAATCAAACAGTTCCAAGTCTTCCATAGAAACATCAGCTGTAGCATCTCTTGACAAAAGCCCTACAAGAGTTATGACAAATATATCAACTCTCCTTCCTTATCAACAGACAACCGAATATATGATCACTTCAGGACAAACATCTGATAAGCCCAATGAAGATACCACTTATGATAAAACAGTGAGTGGGATTACAGGGCCAAATACCTCTCCATCTAACGTTGCAGGGTCAAATATAATTGAAACAACAACTGAAATTGAGTTTGGAGATGTTTTAGGATCCCTCTGGGATCTTAATGCCAAGGAAGTCCTACAACCAGAAAAAAATTCAGCAGTTAAATTTCCCCCTGTCAGAATGCCCATATCACAGCTCCCTACAGCAATTCCTTTATATACTATTGATAATCTAACAACTACCTCGTCGCCCTCCTCCTCCTCAACCACTGATAGATTTTCTGCCATGGTATACTCTGTCCATAATAAAGGATACAGCATAAAAGATAAACTCATGTCACCTTTCTCAATTGAGCAGTCCGAGAGCTCACATTTAAGCTCTGGAAACAAGACAAATAATGCAGTAACCAGCTTAATACATTCTTCTGATGGGGATATTTTGATACATAGTAGTTCAGAGGATATTCCAAAGACTGGAGGCACTGTCAAAGGGGAGGAAATCTTACCAACTGGGCAAAGTGAGGCAGGTAAAAATCATGCTCTAGCAATTTCTCCAATTAGGTCCTTTGTTAACAAAGTTACAGATCAGATTCTGAGCTTGCCAAAACTGTTTACTGGTAGTCAAAATGAAAAGAAAGTTATCGCAAACCCTGGAAGCCAAACATTCTCTACTCCTGAGAATTTAGTGACTGCACCAGGTCGAAGACCTTTTTATAATGGAAAACTTTCAAAACCAACATCATTCGTTCCCAGTGGGATACATTCATCAGCAGTCACTACTTCAGCTATACCTTCACAGATATATTATCCATTTGCCAATGAATCTAAAGTAAACCAACACCCTTTACTGGGTAACCATCGCCAGTATCATACACATGAAATATCCACGTCAACTAACAGACCTGTCATCATAGTCAAGAAAAAGGGAAGCAGAATTCATATCCCAGTTATGCCTTCTGCAGACTTTTCCTCTTTTAAGAGTCACAAACAAACATTACACTCAACACAGCCATCTTCTGACAATCCAGTCATGGATGTCGAACCTGGAAATAGGTTTGCAAGACCTCCAGTCTTTTCTGGAACCACTAGAAATATTCTAACCACTCGGCTACCTGTACGGAATTCCAATCGCCATAAGCCTTCAGTTAGCATAGAATCTAGAAATAGATACATTGCCACAAGTACTCCCAGTCTACCTTTGTTTACCAAGACTGCAACACTAAATGATCGAGGGCTAGGAGCAGCGCACACAACGCCATCTCTGAGACGCAAAGGCTGTGGGTCAAATTTACTAGATCGTCTGGAATATCTTCTGGGAAGAGAGTTAGTGATGGATCAGATGGGTGTTGGCGTTTACAGTGCAGTTGTTGAAAGGTGAGATTTATCattctatatattttgaaaaaaaaaaaaaggaccttttCGTGTGGACTTTGCACCTATGACTTCAATCATTACTGGACGGATAAGCAAAGGACTTCTGACAATACTACACTACAAATTAATTTCGCAAAGGGACTTTCAAAAAGGTATGACTGACTGCCTTCAGCTCACATAGTGGAAATTGGTTAGATATATAGGTGGAAATTGCATAAAATATTATTCCCTTACTATAAATAAACATCTTTATTTATAATGAGCTAATAATAGTTGCCTCTGATAATTTAACTAATATCTAATAAGGTAACTTAGTATATCGTCTGTTACGATGATTTTCTTCTGAAGCTGCAGCATTCTAGCTTGCATAGGGATATCTAAAAGTGAGTTTTTTGGTGGTTTGGCGAAATCTACATCAACCCTCGTCAAAAAGATAAAATCTGATTAACGTGAAATCCAATCATACATATTAACTAGCCCCCCGAAAGCCTGTTGGTCCTGGACTATAAAAGTGCATAAAGAAGCAAATAAGTGATGAAATTAACGAATAAGTAATTAAATTTCACTTGCAAAATCGAAAATCTATTCAGTTTAGAAAAAATGAAGTTTTAAATACAGTAACAAGAACGAACTCCTCAGTGCGTTGTTTGCCAAATATACCACCGTAATCCCCTAATTAAAAGGGTTTACAAAAACGCTTGAATGCCAAAGTTATAAACTTCAATTATCCACTGGATTGCTTTATCCATTAGATTGCAAGTGATTTAGGAAAACTATTTACTTCACCGTTTCTACTGCATGGTATATTTCCTTGTCAGTTTCTCTTGGATGAAATTGCTGTTATTATTTTCGCTATTTTTCGTGTGTGtggtttttaaaaacattgaagtagGAAACAGACCTACGACTCATCAGACTCATTCCTAAATCACTAGAGCCACATTGCACTTTAATGACAATAATTATTGTCATACTATTGGGTTTTACGGGTTGCTCTTTACGAGACACTCCACCTCAGGTAATTGCTtcaagagtacacacacacacacagatatacacacacacacacacacacatatatatatatatatacatatatatatgtgtgtatatatatacatacacacacacacacacacacacacacatatatatatatatatatatatatatatatatatatatatatatatatgtatatgtatgtatatatatatatatatatatatatatatatatatatatatatatatatatatatatatatatatatatatatatatctgtgtatgtatgtatgtgtgtaagaaaaagaaatagacatttattgagaatgacagaaaatatatgGGCACTAAGAGAAaaaagaatggatccctagagaatgTAATAAAGAAagcgaagaaagagaagacgatggattgacgaactaagaaaatttgctgatatagactggcatagttaGACCATAACGACacgaggggaaggacatgtctgagacctttattctgcagtggactagtaacggctatgATGATAATCCTCAGAGAtatgataggtagatagatagatatagtcacTAAGCTTGATATCAACTTATTCTTTTGCATTATACAGTATGTACGATATACAAATTGACCATCAATTTCCAATAATCTGAATTTTATGGGACTTGTTTAAATTTCTTTCttgattttataaagaaatttctCGGATTTATGTTTTGTATTTCATTGAtatcttttttcctatttttttttcttatgaaacatTCTGTACATTTTAGGATCCATTTTGACTAAAGATAATGTTATGTTTTTAACTTGAACATGTTGACATAGTTCtttactatatacttatatatataacagatccattctaacgttgttactgatcttaaaatattatatattttttattcactactttcatgtagtttatttatttcttttcctcactggggtacttttctTGTaagggcccttgggcttgtagcatcctgtttttccaactagggatgtatcttacctagtaataatagattcaaacttgcagctaatgtttttatgttgaataggttgacataagtctcactCCATAGTTAAATGACAGATCTATTCCAATGTTATTACTCCTCTTAAgacattttgttttctttattcattacttctcatacagtttaattatttcctaattCCATttccaataatagtaatattaattataacaacaacaacaacaacaacaacaataataataataataataataataataataataataataataataataataatagtaataataacgttgttactgctcttaaagatatactacatttttattcattattcctcATATATAGGTTACATATTTCTTTTCtgcgctgggttattttcccattGGAGCCCTAGCGCttgtagcctcttgcttttccaactaagggtgtagcttagctaataatagtagtaTGTAATTGTTAACGATAAATTTCAACAAAGCGCTCTTCCCTAACAGCATCCTAGCAGTAGAGTGTGACCTTCCAAGTAGAACACCTCCAGGGATTTCATCAGATATGACTGGAACCATTTCCTCAACTTACACGGATCAGATATCTCCTCCACTGCCTACGTCTTCAATATCTCCAACTCTAGGGATGGATGGATGGCTGAGTTTGGACGATATACGTAAAGATGTAAGTGCCATAGGAATGGGTGCtactaaccagtttagcttttagatctcttgaaattgaagctctcttgatggaccttgatgtctATGAAGGTGTAGGCCCaaattatattttccctttgtgtttttttttggttcttttgtaaagactgtaatttttttttagttccaaagttatcttttattttgtgcaagttaacaAAAAAGAGGTtcatttagcacttgttggggaattggtaatattactccattatgttaatgtgtttgtggtagctcaagtccagctgattactgcccaatttccataactcttataTCAAAAGTTTATGAACGTCTCctagcaaaacgtctaaataggtttgctggaggtaaacatttgttccctagtttgaaatttggcttttgtaaaggccttggagcatgggatgcccttcttacaatctccaatggtgtacagaaatcccttgactggaGATAGGAAGTTCGTATACATGGCCTGGGttttagtgccgcctttgaccgtgttaatcatgaggcccttgttttca comes from Palaemon carinicauda isolate YSFRI2023 chromosome 19, ASM3689809v2, whole genome shotgun sequence and encodes:
- the LOC137658272 gene encoding uncharacterized protein; this encodes MSREPHSNVTEFPLKNFSTTIISTQIEEKGFHPTTQTAEHGSVPLPHNNISQELVPLINHTDSSLPKSSSEDIWTSLYQEWLSVSQSNSSKSSIETSAVASLDKSPTRVMTNISTLLPYQQTTEYMITSGQTSDKPNEDTTYDKTVSGITGPNTSPSNVAGSNIIETTTEIEFGDVLGSLWDLNAKEVLQPEKNSAVKFPPVRMPISQLPTAIPLYTIDNLTTTSSPSSSSTTDRFSAMVYSVHNKGYSIKDKLMSPFSIEQSESSHLSSGNKTNNAVTSLIHSSDGDILIHSSSEDIPKTGGTVKGEEILPTGQSEAGKNHALAISPIRSFVNKVTDQILSLPKLFTGSQNEKKVIANPGSQTFSTPENLVTAPGRRPFYNGKLSKPTSFVPSGIHSSAVTTSAIPSQIYYPFANESKVNQHPLLGNHRQYHTHEISTSTNRPVIIVKKKGSRIHIPVMPSADFSSFKSHKQTLHSTQPSSDNPVMDVEPGNRFARPPVFSGTTRNILTTRLPVRNSNRHKPSVSIESRNRYIATSTPSLPLFTKTATLNDRGLGAAHTTPSLRRKGCGSNLLDRLEYLLGRELVMDQMGVGVYSAVVESILAVECDLPSRTPPGISSDMTGTISSTYTDQISPPLPTSSISPTLGMDGWLSLDDIRKDEEEKLSLKTTSSPTDGLVTNNQLPSDDSLSPIAAFLSAMPSPVPVHTTTESSVNSSTSLSSLAFHETPTSNTNPLMAIETRINSSSMVSSPSSLANTDIAIARNDSPVSSNLDVVPSFNSSPETSLLQSSNISSLLPENSTAEVQATSAMRRSFLHDGHKKLMRRAVGMAALNSLALAKAMPLENEDEGSHLTVSSRELTTNIFGFETILTALVYLSFGIFLYQMIQRAVGAKIMGLPLDNFITNGGRSFSVDGSRVFNEEPIDSYNTLLFQALRKVPNIASKILLEEGKTLEVQAKSPSCLPLYLCRVTSQRYHQRDHENVTESEHSSMFHHALLTSAVSTLVSTWSGQNPSELLMATFTGALGLPCIFEEATCSDKL